The genomic window GTCAGACTCTTTTTAATGGTTGTTTCATACTCTTCAGGAGTAATACCTACACGCTCTAAGGTTTCTCTGTAAAGGGAAAGGCTGAACCTACCATTCTCCTGAAAACTCTTATCCTGTTTTATGGTATCTATAACCTCCCTGTTTGAAGCAACGATTCCCATACTGACCGCTTTCTGATACAGAAGCTCCCGATTTACCAGGTTGTATAAAACCTGCCTCTTCACAAGAGACCTTAGCTCCTCTTTTTCAAGGAAGTTCTGATACCTTCTAAGCTCATGACTGAACTCTCTCAAAGTTATACAGTAACCGTTAACCGTAGCTGCACACCTTTGAAGTCCAAACATCTGCCTGATATCAGAAAAGCTGAACATCCAAAAGAGAAAAGATATAGAGGCAACAGCTATTATGATGGCAGCGAGTTGTTTGTGCTTTTGTATAAGACCGTACATGCAAGAACTATTTTACCTTTTATGTGGCGGCGGGAGGAGTTGAACCTCCGACCTGGGACTTATGAGATCCCCGCTCTAGCCACCTGAGCTACGCCGCCTCAGTGTTATAAAATTATACAAAATGAAGGGTATTAAAACCCATCTTAGGATAGATAACAGGTTAAGCGGTTTTCCTGAAGTTTTAGAAGAGGGATACGCCCTCGTTAGGTTAAAAACCTCAGAGGAGATGGCTGCGGACGATAAAGGGCTTGTCCATGGTGGGTTTATCTTCTCTGCAGCAGACTATGCGTCTATGCTGGCAGTAAATCACCCAAATGTAGTACTTGCCGGAGCAAACGTTAAATTTCTAAAACCTGCAAAGGTTGGCGATGAACTTATATTTCAGGCAAAGGTTGAAAACAGGGAAGGAAAGAAAATAATTGTAAGTGTGGAAGGAAAGAAGGAAGGAGAGCTTATATTTAAAGGGGATTTCACGTGTGTTATACCGGATAAGCATGTACTTGATTAGCTATGAAGTGGAAAAGAGAGCTCAAGGAACTTCTTAACATACCCGAGGAGGCAGAAATAATAACAAGACCTTACTATAGAGATATCCCAAAGAGAAGTGGGAAAAAATACAAAGCCCTTACGGTCCAGTACGTACACAAAGGTAGAAAGAAGTATAAACACATAAGCAAGGAGAAGGAGGTACTTATAAACCAGGTTTTAAACAATGAGGACGCTATCCTTGAGTATGTATCCTGCAAGATTAGGGAGTTAAAAAATTTCTTAGATAGCATACCTGACGAGAAAACTAAGAAGAACTTGATGCCCCTGTATAGGGAGATAGACCGACTGCTCACAAAAATATCTGTAGGTATCCTTTGACATACACTTCCCTACTTATCCTTTCCCTTAAGTATGTATCTAAGTTAAGTTAAATATTAATAGGGAGACCAACTTGAATATGATTATTTAGATATATCAATAACTTATGTAACAACTTTCCACATTATGGCTTGAATATGCTGGAATATAAACAACTTGAGTGTGATTAATATGCACAGCTTTATGAATAACTTACCATCTTTCCACATTCTGGCTAAATTTTCTACATATACCAATAACTTATTTACTTTATATATGCGTACAGTTATCAATAACTTATGAATTTATCCACATTTATCCACACACTGTATTGTTTATTCTGATTTATCAATAACTTATGTGTGTAAAATATGTATAGAGTTTTCAAGTACTTACAATCTTTCCACATTTCGGGGGGGTATTTTTGAGGCTTTTCTTAAAAAATGTGGATATATTGTGGATAAAATGTGGAAACTTTGTGGATAAATTGTGGAAAACTTGTGGAAGAATTTTAAAATTTAATTATGTCTGTGAAGGTTCTTATAGTTGATGACGAGGAGGGTATAAGGGACTCTCTATCGGAGATACTGAAGGAGGAAGGGTACAGGGTTAGTTCAGCCTCAACTTTATCTGAAGCTAAGCAAAGGATAACTGAGGAGTTCTTTCATGTGGTGGTGCTTGATGTCTGGATGCCGGATGGGGATGGTATTGATTTTATAGAGGTTTTGAAAGAGCTGTCTCCTGATACGGTTGTTGTTGTTATAACTGGGCATGGCAACGTTGAAATGGCCGTGAGAGCTATAAGGAATGGAGCTTATGACTTTATAGAGAAACCTTTCTCTATGGACAGGTTCCTTATAACGGTTAAACACGCTTCCTCAGAAGCTTTAAGTAGACGGGTCAGAGAATCGGAGGAGCAAATAGAGTTAATAGGGAACTCAAAGAGGATCAGGGAAATTAAGGAGATGATTCCAAAGATAGCCAAAAGTAAGGCTCCTGTTCTAATACTTGGAGAAAGCGGCACGGGTAAAGAACTCGTGGCAAGACTTATCCACAGATACTCTGGAAGAGCTGGGCAGTTTGTTGACATAAACTGTGCATCTATTCCGAACGACCTCATAGAGTCTGAGCTTTTCGGTTATGAGAAAGGAGCCTTCACGGGGGCAGTTAGTAGAAAGAAGGGAAAGTTTGAACTTGCTGACGGTGGCACTCTATTCCTTGATGAGATAGGAGATATGGAACTCCGGGCACAGGCAAAGTTATTGAGGGTTATAGAGACAGGAAGTTTCACCAGGCT from Hydrogenivirga caldilitoris includes these protein-coding regions:
- a CDS encoding PaaI family thioesterase, encoding MKGIKTHLRIDNRLSGFPEVLEEGYALVRLKTSEEMAADDKGLVHGGFIFSAADYASMLAVNHPNVVLAGANVKFLKPAKVGDELIFQAKVENREGKKIIVSVEGKKEGELIFKGDFTCVIPDKHVLD
- a CDS encoding sigma-54-dependent transcriptional regulator, which encodes MSVKVLIVDDEEGIRDSLSEILKEEGYRVSSASTLSEAKQRITEEFFHVVVLDVWMPDGDGIDFIEVLKELSPDTVVVVITGHGNVEMAVRAIRNGAYDFIEKPFSMDRFLITVKHASSEALSRRVRESEEQIELIGNSKRIREIKEMIPKIAKSKAPVLILGESGTGKELVARLIHRYSGRAGQFVDINCASIPNDLIESELFGYEKGAFTGAVSRKKGKFELADGGTLFLDEIGDMELRAQAKLLRVIETGSFTRLGSTQKIDIDVRIVSASNKDILSEVHEGQFREDLYYRIAVFTIELPPLRERGEDIILLAEYFLNKFASEYKKECKVFSDEAKEVLLKHRWKGNVRELRNLIERIVILCDKEVIKPEHIGGVFTKSSKDYSYIFKLDSFREARKEFEKTYIEEKLKEYNYDMKEVASNIGIDLSNLYRKVKAYGIKLKNLQGSL